From Rhizobium sp. NZLR1, a single genomic window includes:
- a CDS encoding GntR family transcriptional regulator, whose amino-acid sequence MARQNTVFKEAYNRYAVALRTDTALPSEPEIAAQLGVSRSTARAILTRLSEEGIIRWNKRQKTVLRQPTDRDLFPSEETDSLHDIIERSFMQRILADDAAPGMQINELELAREIGTGTTSVREFLIRFSRFGLIEKRPNSHWTLKGFTREFALELADVREMFELHSAAEFGRLARDSQAWADLAAIRDDHHAMLADINQRYRDFSVLDERFHLLIHRASKNRFIADFYDAIAIVFHYHYQWNKTAARERNERAIHEHLDYIAALESGDQAAIETACRIHLRSARQTLLQSLPQMATESS is encoded by the coding sequence GTGGCAAGGCAGAATACGGTCTTCAAGGAAGCCTACAACAGGTATGCCGTGGCCCTGCGCACGGATACCGCGCTGCCCTCGGAACCCGAGATCGCCGCCCAGCTCGGCGTCAGCCGCTCGACGGCGCGCGCCATCCTCACCCGTCTCAGCGAGGAAGGCATCATCCGCTGGAACAAGCGCCAGAAGACCGTGCTGCGCCAACCCACCGACCGCGACCTTTTTCCCTCGGAGGAAACCGACTCCCTGCATGATATCATCGAGCGCAGCTTCATGCAGCGCATCCTCGCCGATGATGCAGCCCCCGGCATGCAGATCAACGAGCTAGAGCTTGCCCGCGAGATCGGCACCGGCACAACAAGCGTGCGCGAATTCCTGATCCGCTTCTCCCGCTTCGGCCTGATCGAGAAACGGCCGAACAGCCACTGGACGCTCAAGGGTTTTACCCGCGAATTCGCCCTCGAACTTGCCGATGTGCGCGAGATGTTCGAGCTGCATTCCGCCGCCGAATTCGGCCGGCTTGCCAGGGATAGCCAGGCCTGGGCCGATCTCGCCGCCATCCGCGACGACCATCACGCCATGCTTGCCGACATCAACCAGCGCTACAGGGATTTCTCCGTTCTCGACGAGCGCTTCCACCTGTTGATCCACCGCGCCTCGAAGAACCGCTTCATCGCCGATTTCTACGACGCCATCGCCATCGTCTTCCATTATCACTACCAATGGAACAAGACCGCTGCCCGCGAGCGCAACGAGCGCGCCATCCACGAACATCTGGATTATATCGCAGCGCTTGAATCCGGTGACCAGGCGGCGATCGAAACCGCCTGCCGCATCCACCTGCGCTCCGCCCGCCAGACCCTGCTGCAATCCCTGCCGCAGATGGCGACGGAGAGCAGCTGA
- a CDS encoding IS110 family transposase: MNRVICGVDVSKDWLDASIRPSGTFERFSNDATGIGALADLCRAENVELVVMEASGGYERTAFLLLWEMGIACALANPRHVRRFAEAMGFLEKTDRIDAAMIAHYAETKRLAALPPPKAAQMRLSALMARLSQVTSDLTVQRQRRSAARDHQSVASLNEVIALLVRQSRTLEGEIASMIDDDPLWACLNQAFRSIKGVANRTVARLMAELPEIGRISNKAIAKLAGLAPIANDSGKRSGHRPVRGGRSGPRAILFLVGAIAARHNPHLAAFQQRLQSQGKPKMVIRIALARKLLVILNAKARDARREFEHAT, from the coding sequence GTGAACAGAGTTATATGTGGAGTGGATGTTTCGAAGGACTGGCTGGATGCGTCTATCCGCCCGTCCGGGACGTTTGAGCGTTTCAGCAATGACGCCACCGGCATCGGCGCGCTGGCCGATCTTTGCCGGGCCGAGAATGTCGAGCTCGTCGTCATGGAGGCTTCCGGCGGTTACGAGCGGACGGCCTTCCTGTTGTTGTGGGAGATGGGGATCGCCTGCGCCTTGGCTAATCCGCGCCATGTGCGCCGGTTTGCCGAAGCCATGGGCTTTCTGGAAAAGACCGACCGCATCGATGCGGCGATGATCGCCCATTATGCCGAAACCAAGCGGCTGGCTGCCCTGCCGCCGCCGAAAGCCGCGCAGATGCGGCTGTCGGCGCTGATGGCGCGGCTGTCCCAGGTCACGAGTGACCTGACCGTCCAGAGGCAGCGCCGCAGTGCGGCCCGCGATCATCAGAGCGTGGCAAGCCTCAACGAGGTGATCGCGCTTCTGGTGCGCCAGAGCCGCACCCTCGAAGGCGAGATTGCCTCGATGATCGATGACGATCCGCTCTGGGCCTGCCTCAACCAGGCCTTTCGCTCGATCAAGGGCGTGGCCAACCGTACCGTTGCCCGGCTGATGGCCGAATTGCCTGAGATCGGCCGGATCTCCAACAAGGCGATCGCCAAGCTGGCCGGCCTTGCGCCGATTGCCAACGACAGCGGCAAACGCAGCGGACATCGGCCGGTGCGCGGCGGGCGCTCCGGACCACGCGCCATTCTGTTCCTGGTTGGCGCCATCGCAGCCCGACACAATCCGCATCTGGCGGCATTCCAGCAAAGGTTGCAAAGCCAGGGCAAACCGAAAATGGTCATCCGCATCGCGCTCGCCCGAAAACTCCTGGTCATTCTCAATGCAAAAGCACGAGATGCGCGAAGAGAATTCGAACATGCAACTTGA
- a CDS encoding ABC transporter ATP-binding protein/permease, translating to MTGAKLNPISVDGTEPQGSEASLDEKASTVEVVPPPDVIEPSPELTPEEAEQARKKYLLKRFWISARHYWSRGGDRLAWPCTLGLLALIGINVGFQYGINLWNRGIFDAIERHDAGTVYFLSAVFLPLVLGTVAVVTTQVALRMMIQRRWRSWLTTAVIGRWLANGRYYQLNLIGGDHKNPEARISEDLRIATEAPVDFIAGVISAFLAASTFIVVLWTIGGALTLPIAGFTVTIPGFLVVTAVLYAAITSSSMAVIGRHFVQVSEAKNQTEAEFRYTLTHVRENGESIALLGGEEEERNDLNKTFTNVLGQWALLARQHMRTTLVSHGSMLIAPVVPVLLCAPKFLEGSMTLGQVMQAASAFAIVQGAFGWLVDNYPRLADWNACARRIASLMMSLDGLERAEQSDALGRIKRGETEGEAMLSLNDLSVSLDDGTAVVTETQVAIEPGERVLVSGESGSGKSTLVRAIAGLWPWGDGSVNFHADRRLFMLPQRPYIPSGTLRRAVAYPGAADSWTLDKIKEALAKVGLDYLNDRIEEDAPWDQTLSGGEKQRLAFARLLLHTPDIIVLDEATSALDEKSQDKMMQMVIQELPEVTIISVAHRAELEVFHSRKITLERREGGAKLVSDIDLIKRKRKRTLLSRVLENRRSLPKAGTAANKAAQPRNEK from the coding sequence ATGACCGGCGCTAAACTTAATCCGATATCGGTCGACGGCACCGAACCGCAGGGTTCCGAGGCGTCGCTCGACGAGAAGGCATCGACTGTCGAGGTCGTGCCGCCGCCAGATGTCATCGAACCCAGTCCGGAACTGACGCCCGAGGAGGCCGAGCAGGCACGCAAGAAGTATTTGCTCAAGCGTTTCTGGATCAGCGCCCGCCACTACTGGAGCCGCGGCGGTGACAGGCTCGCCTGGCCGTGCACACTCGGGCTGCTGGCGCTGATCGGCATCAATGTCGGTTTCCAGTATGGAATCAATCTGTGGAACCGCGGGATCTTTGACGCCATAGAGCGACACGATGCCGGCACCGTCTATTTCCTCAGCGCCGTCTTCCTGCCGCTGGTGCTCGGCACCGTCGCCGTTGTCACCACACAAGTCGCCCTGCGCATGATGATCCAGCGCCGCTGGCGTTCCTGGCTGACGACCGCCGTCATCGGGCGCTGGCTGGCAAACGGCCGTTATTATCAGTTGAACCTGATCGGCGGTGACCACAAGAACCCCGAAGCGCGCATTTCGGAGGATTTGCGGATTGCCACCGAAGCCCCTGTCGATTTCATCGCCGGGGTCATTTCCGCATTCTTGGCGGCTTCGACCTTCATCGTCGTGCTCTGGACGATCGGCGGGGCGTTGACGCTGCCGATCGCAGGTTTCACCGTCACCATTCCCGGCTTTCTCGTCGTCACTGCGGTTCTCTATGCCGCGATTACCTCCAGTTCGATGGCGGTCATCGGCCGGCATTTCGTCCAGGTCTCCGAGGCTAAAAATCAAACCGAAGCCGAATTTCGCTACACGCTGACGCATGTGCGCGAAAACGGCGAGAGCATCGCATTGCTCGGCGGCGAAGAGGAGGAGCGCAACGACCTCAACAAAACCTTCACCAATGTGCTCGGGCAATGGGCGCTGCTTGCCCGCCAGCACATGCGCACAACGCTTGTGTCGCATGGATCGATGCTGATTGCTCCCGTCGTGCCGGTCTTGCTGTGCGCTCCGAAGTTTCTCGAAGGCAGCATGACGCTCGGACAGGTCATGCAGGCTGCGTCTGCTTTCGCCATCGTCCAGGGCGCGTTCGGATGGCTGGTCGATAACTATCCCCGTCTTGCCGACTGGAACGCCTGTGCACGGCGCATCGCTTCGCTGATGATGTCGCTCGACGGGCTGGAGCGGGCCGAACAGAGCGACGCGCTCGGGCGCATCAAGCGCGGCGAGACGGAGGGCGAGGCGATGCTCAGCCTGAACGATCTCTCGGTGTCGCTTGACGACGGCACCGCCGTGGTCACGGAAACCCAGGTGGCGATCGAACCCGGCGAGCGGGTGCTCGTATCCGGCGAATCCGGGTCGGGCAAGAGCACGCTGGTGCGGGCGATCGCCGGTCTTTGGCCCTGGGGTGACGGCAGCGTCAATTTCCACGCCGACCGACGCTTGTTCATGCTGCCGCAACGGCCCTACATCCCGTCGGGCACGCTTCGCCGCGCCGTCGCCTATCCCGGCGCCGCCGATAGCTGGACGCTGGATAAGATCAAGGAGGCCCTCGCCAAGGTGGGACTGGATTATCTGAACGACAGGATCGAGGAAGACGCGCCCTGGGACCAGACCTTGTCGGGCGGCGAAAAGCAGCGGCTCGCCTTTGCGCGTCTCCTGCTGCACACCCCCGATATCATCGTGCTGGATGAAGCAACCTCGGCACTCGATGAGAAGAGCCAGGACAAGATGATGCAGATGGTGATCCAAGAATTGCCAGAGGTGACCATCATCAGTGTCGCACATCGCGCCGAACTCGAAGTCTTCCATAGCCGCAAGATCACCCTGGAGCGGCGCGAGGGCGGAGCAAAGCTGGTCAGCGATATCGATCTGATCAAGCGCAAGAGAAAGCGGACCTTATTGTCACGCGTTTTGGAGAACCGCCGCTCCCTGCCGAAGGCCGGCACGGCCGCGAACAAGGCGGCGCAGCCGCGGAATGAGAAATGA
- a CDS encoding MarR family transcriptional regulator, with protein MDEDVLSTPGHLISLAARGFARLSESRLKPLGFGVGQLPVLVALQDGKASTQRDLARFARTEQPPMAQMLTRMERDGLIARTRDPADGRSSRIVLTKAAQEAMPEAIAALFQGNNEALAGFTDAESAQLVDLLKRLIENLDRIASAEVPLRDR; from the coding sequence ATGGACGAAGACGTGCTGTCGACGCCGGGGCATCTCATCAGTCTCGCGGCGCGGGGGTTTGCGCGGCTCAGCGAGTCACGCCTCAAACCGCTCGGTTTCGGTGTTGGCCAGTTGCCGGTGCTGGTGGCGCTGCAAGATGGCAAGGCAAGCACGCAGCGCGATCTCGCCCGCTTTGCGAGGACAGAGCAACCGCCGATGGCGCAGATGCTTACCCGCATGGAGCGGGATGGCCTGATTGCGCGGACACGCGACCCGGCTGACGGGCGCAGCAGCCGCATCGTGCTGACGAAGGCTGCACAAGAAGCCATGCCGGAGGCGATTGCCGCCTTGTTCCAAGGGAATAACGAGGCATTGGCAGGGTTTACGGATGCGGAATCGGCACAGCTTGTCGATCTGCTCAAGCGGCTGATCGAAAATCTGGATCGGATTGCCAGCGCGGAGGTTCCCTTGCGCGACCGATGA
- a CDS encoding nuclear transport factor 2 family protein, translating to MSQNDVEMIKRIYASFNARDIDAVLAVLSDNVAWANGMDGGHIHGREAVRDYWTRQWAVISPHVEPVAFEKTEDGAVAVEVIQSVFDLDGRPLEGQTHGLKDKTVTHIFRIAGDGIIRFDIQDAL from the coding sequence ATGTCGCAAAATGATGTTGAGATGATCAAGCGCATCTATGCCAGCTTCAATGCGAGAGATATCGACGCGGTCCTTGCCGTGCTGTCCGATAATGTCGCCTGGGCCAACGGCATGGATGGCGGCCATATCCATGGTCGTGAGGCCGTGCGCGACTATTGGACAAGGCAGTGGGCTGTCATCAGCCCGCACGTCGAGCCGGTCGCATTCGAAAAAACCGAAGATGGCGCCGTCGCTGTCGAGGTGATCCAGTCGGTCTTCGACCTTGATGGCCGGCCGCTTGAGGGGCAGACCCACGGCCTGAAGGACAAGACCGTGACGCATATCTTCCGCATCGCAGGCGATGGGATTATTCGCTTCGATATCCAGGATGCCTTGTAA
- a CDS encoding MDR family MFS transporter, producing MSNAAQRSNRVLIVATIMVATFMVAIEATIVATAMPRIVGQLGGFSYYSWVFSAFLLAQSTTTVIYGKLSDIFGRKPVLIGGILIFLLGSLLCGFAWSMMSLVLFRLLQGLGAGAIQPVTMTIIGDLFKLEERGRVQGAMATVWATSAVVGPLAGGIIVDNISWAWIFWINLPIGIISIIAFMVFLKEDVAHKQAKIDYLGSVLFSISIVALLVMLTETDASAWILLSLFAVFIVSGILFLAQEKRAPEPIISIPLWSRRLIATSNAATLLAGMALIGLSTILPLYVQGVLGRSPLVAGFTLTMLVVGWPLAVMLSSRFYKAFGIRRTLRVGSLLFPFGACFLLFLTPESSPALAGAGSFFMGFGMGLISLTSIVLVQDSVEWSMRGSATASIIFARSLGNTLGATVLGAILNAGINHYAGGEAAAGLREALNQPTGLSALAADPAIRSVFNAALHWSFWGVVVVAVLTFFTTWLIPVGSSRSQKGAAVASEAASH from the coding sequence ATGTCGAATGCAGCGCAACGCTCGAACCGCGTGCTTATCGTCGCCACCATCATGGTCGCGACCTTCATGGTGGCGATCGAGGCAACGATCGTGGCAACCGCGATGCCGCGCATCGTCGGGCAGCTCGGCGGTTTTTCCTATTACAGCTGGGTGTTTTCGGCCTTCCTGCTGGCGCAGTCGACGACGACCGTGATCTACGGCAAACTCTCCGACATCTTTGGGCGCAAGCCGGTGCTGATCGGCGGCATCCTGATTTTCCTTCTGGGCTCTTTGCTCTGCGGCTTTGCCTGGTCGATGATGTCGCTGGTGCTGTTCCGGCTGTTGCAGGGGCTGGGTGCGGGCGCGATCCAGCCGGTGACGATGACCATCATCGGCGATCTCTTCAAGCTCGAGGAGCGCGGCCGCGTTCAGGGTGCAATGGCGACCGTCTGGGCGACGTCGGCCGTCGTCGGGCCGCTTGCCGGCGGCATCATCGTCGACAATATCTCCTGGGCCTGGATCTTCTGGATCAACCTGCCGATCGGCATTATCTCGATCATCGCCTTCATGGTCTTCCTCAAGGAGGACGTGGCGCACAAGCAGGCAAAGATCGACTACCTCGGATCGGTACTGTTTTCGATCTCGATCGTCGCGCTCCTGGTCATGCTGACGGAAACCGATGCGAGCGCCTGGATCCTGCTGTCGCTTTTCGCCGTCTTCATCGTCTCGGGCATTCTCTTCCTCGCCCAGGAGAAGCGGGCGCCGGAGCCGATTATTTCGATCCCGCTCTGGAGCCGCCGCTTGATCGCCACCAGCAATGCGGCGACGCTGCTGGCCGGCATGGCGCTGATCGGGCTTTCGACAATCCTGCCGCTCTATGTGCAGGGCGTGCTCGGCCGCTCGCCTCTTGTCGCCGGCTTCACGCTCACCATGCTGGTCGTCGGCTGGCCGCTGGCCGTCATGCTCTCCAGCCGCTTCTACAAAGCCTTCGGCATCCGCCGGACGCTGCGGGTCGGCAGCCTGCTCTTTCCGTTCGGCGCCTGTTTCCTGTTGTTCCTGACACCTGAGAGTTCGCCGGCGCTTGCCGGCGCCGGCTCCTTCTTCATGGGCTTCGGCATGGGTCTGATCAGCCTCACCAGCATCGTGCTGGTGCAGGACAGCGTCGAATGGTCGATGCGCGGCAGCGCCACCGCCTCGATCATCTTTGCCCGCAGCCTCGGCAATACGCTCGGCGCCACCGTGCTCGGCGCCATTCTCAATGCCGGCATCAACCATTATGCAGGCGGCGAGGCGGCGGCCGGCCTGCGCGAGGCGCTGAACCAGCCGACCGGGCTTTCTGCGCTCGCCGCCGACCCGGCGATCCGCTCGGTCTTCAACGCAGCCCTGCACTGGAGCTTCTGGGGCGTGGTCGTCGTCGCGGTGCTGACCTTCTTCACAACGTGGCTGATCCCGGTCGGATCTAGTCGGAGCCAAAAGGGCGCGGCAGTTGCAAGCGAGGCGGCCTCGCATTAG
- a CDS encoding nitronate monooxygenase family protein gives MALPPILKDKLRLPVIGSPLFIISHPALTLAQCKAGVIGAFPALNARPASQLDEWLAEITEELARHDAAHPERPAAPFAVNQIVHMSNKRLEHDLSLCVKYKVPIVISSLGAVPEVNAAVHSYGGIVLHDIINNRHAHSAIRKGADGLIAVAAGAGGHAGTLSPFALIQEIREWFDGPLLLAGAISTGGAILAAEAMGADMAYIGSPFIATQEARATEAYKQAIVESAAADIVYSNYFTGVHGNYLKPSIVAAGMDPDNLPAADVSKMDFEQAVGGAKAWKDIWGSGQGISAIKAVEPVANLVDRLEAEYKAARARLSL, from the coding sequence ATGGCCCTGCCCCCGATCCTCAAAGACAAATTGAGACTGCCGGTCATCGGCTCGCCGCTGTTCATCATCTCGCATCCGGCGCTGACGCTGGCGCAATGCAAGGCGGGCGTCATCGGGGCGTTTCCGGCACTGAACGCCCGGCCGGCAAGCCAGCTCGACGAATGGCTGGCCGAGATCACCGAAGAGCTTGCCCGCCACGACGCCGCCCATCCCGAAAGGCCGGCTGCCCCCTTTGCCGTCAATCAGATCGTCCATATGTCGAACAAGCGGCTGGAGCACGATCTGTCGCTCTGCGTCAAATACAAGGTGCCGATCGTCATCTCCTCGCTCGGCGCGGTGCCTGAGGTCAATGCGGCTGTGCATTCCTATGGCGGCATCGTACTGCATGACATTATCAACAACCGCCACGCCCATTCGGCAATCCGCAAGGGGGCCGACGGGCTGATCGCGGTGGCGGCCGGGGCCGGCGGCCATGCCGGCACGCTGTCGCCCTTTGCGCTGATCCAGGAAATCCGCGAATGGTTCGACGGGCCGCTGCTGCTGGCCGGTGCGATTTCCACCGGCGGCGCCATTCTCGCAGCAGAAGCGATGGGCGCCGACATGGCCTATATCGGCTCGCCCTTCATCGCCACGCAAGAGGCACGCGCCACCGAAGCCTACAAGCAGGCGATCGTCGAAAGTGCCGCGGCCGACATCGTCTATTCCAACTATTTCACCGGCGTGCACGGCAACTATCTCAAGCCCTCGATCGTCGCCGCCGGCATGGACCCCGACAACCTGCCCGCAGCCGATGTCTCGAAGATGGATTTCGAACAGGCGGTCGGCGGCGCCAAGGCCTGGAAGGACATATGGGGCAGCGGCCAGGGCATCAGCGCCATCAAGGCCGTCGAGCCGGTGGCCAACCTCGTCGACCGGCTGGAGGCCGAATACAAGGCCGCTCGCGCCCGGCTTAGCCTCTGA
- a CDS encoding regulator codes for MSGLETAIRTALENSDRDNPEVRARIYQSARQALEAGLRKQDITDTEVVAHHRHRLESTIHAIEGEERDRLHPRQRPPEVPVPPVVEMPAPPIHKGDVADIDNLIDSPVAAGETRAPEVAHGRSDDFSLDDVHAGSADHLAAAPVGEERLSRGQRATNMDFRPERAAGRRKPRKFFSRLLVWCVLLAFIGIGAWWAHTSGLLLTAAERDTSVANPPASTQPEDFTGNDDNAAPHTDEPVTIDPQNSFSADWIPLFKPEEADKIQSGPRARTEKITENDGPAIRLISESGAADGNISISVPATVLQQLAGKSSTIALTLQSTTDEPTQVTVECNFQSLGNCPRHRFNVTREKSDALLQVKFDRSLAPNAPGTLTINSDLDGKARGINLFAIRILPGQ; via the coding sequence GTGAGCGGATTAGAAACGGCCATCAGAACAGCGCTCGAGAATTCCGATCGCGACAATCCGGAGGTTCGAGCGAGGATCTATCAGTCGGCCCGCCAGGCGCTTGAAGCCGGCCTGCGCAAGCAGGATATCACCGATACCGAGGTCGTTGCCCATCACCGCCATCGCCTGGAAAGCACCATCCACGCCATCGAAGGCGAGGAGCGCGACCGCCTTCACCCACGCCAGAGGCCGCCTGAAGTGCCCGTGCCGCCTGTTGTGGAAATGCCGGCGCCGCCCATTCACAAGGGTGATGTGGCCGATATCGACAACCTCATCGACAGCCCCGTGGCCGCAGGCGAGACCCGCGCCCCCGAAGTGGCCCACGGCCGCAGCGACGATTTCAGTCTCGACGACGTGCATGCGGGCAGTGCCGATCACCTGGCTGCCGCGCCCGTCGGCGAGGAGCGGCTTAGCCGCGGCCAGCGCGCCACCAATATGGATTTCCGCCCGGAACGGGCGGCAGGCCGCCGCAAGCCGCGCAAATTCTTTTCCAGGCTGCTGGTCTGGTGCGTCCTGCTTGCCTTCATCGGCATCGGCGCCTGGTGGGCGCATACGTCGGGCCTGCTGCTGACGGCGGCCGAGCGCGACACCAGCGTCGCCAATCCGCCGGCCAGCACCCAGCCCGAGGATTTCACCGGCAATGACGACAATGCCGCTCCTCACACCGACGAGCCGGTGACCATCGATCCGCAGAACAGCTTTTCGGCCGATTGGATCCCGCTGTTCAAACCCGAAGAGGCCGACAAGATCCAGAGCGGTCCGCGGGCGCGCACCGAAAAGATCACCGAGAATGACGGCCCCGCCATCCGCCTGATTTCTGAGAGCGGCGCAGCCGACGGCAATATCTCGATCAGCGTTCCCGCCACGGTGCTGCAGCAGCTTGCCGGCAAATCCTCGACGATCGCGCTGACGCTGCAATCGACCACCGACGAGCCAACGCAGGTCACCGTCGAATGCAATTTCCAGTCGCTCGGCAATTGCCCCCGCCATCGCTTCAACGTCACCCGCGAAAAGTCGGATGCGCTGCTGCAGGTGAAATTCGATCGCTCGCTGGCGCCGAATGCGCCGGGCACGCTGACGATCAACAGCGATCTCGACGGCAAGGCGCGCGGCATCAACCTCTTCGCGATCCGCATCCTGCCGGGGCAGTGA